A region from the Capra hircus breed San Clemente chromosome X unlocalized genomic scaffold, ASM170441v1, whole genome shotgun sequence genome encodes:
- the RIPPLY1 gene encoding protein ripply1, producing the protein MSPGRPYKKVSEEKPEKCGTLRNRSPHSLPGFYTLRMDPPAPVAATPALALASAPALAQGSLALPYLGNPSPLLSSGQEVNKYERGASLWRPWLTSTNDLPRQAPSGTTGAKVTKVDFEFHHPVRLFWPKSCSFDYLYSDGEILLQNFPVQATINVYEDSTSEEEEEVEEREEEEKEEADGKGPEGCVKVPGSAPHRATAHSPSLPLTCPN; encoded by the exons ATGAGTCCAGGCAGACCTTATAAAAAGGTCTCCGAGGAAAAGCCAGAAAAGTGCGGGACGCTGAGGAATCGCAGCCCCCACAGCCTGCCTGGCTTTTACACCCTAAGGATGGACCCTCCTGCCCCCGTTGCTGCCACCCCTGCCCTGgctctggcctcagctccagccCTAGCACAGGGCTCCCTGGCACTGccctacctgggaaacccatcgccccttctctcctctggacaagaagtaaataaatatgaaCG AGGAGCTTCTCTTTGGAGGCCCTGGCTGACCTCTACAAATGACCTCCCCAGGCAG GCCCCCAGTGGGACAACAGGTGCCAAGGTCACCAAGGTTGACTTTGAGTTCCATCACCCAGTCAG actCTTTTGGCCTAAATCCTGCTCCTTTGACTACCTGTACAGTGATGGGGAGATTTTACTGCAGAACTTCCCTGTCCAGGCAACCATCAACGTCTATGAGGACTCAACcagcgaggaggaggaggaagtggaggagagagaagaggaggagaaagaggaagcagaTGGAAAGGGGCCAGAAGGGTGTGTGAAGGTACCAGGGTCAGCACCACACAGGGCCACAGCTCattctccctccctgcccctgacCTGTCCCAACTGA